From the genome of Papaver somniferum cultivar HN1 chromosome 2, ASM357369v1, whole genome shotgun sequence, one region includes:
- the LOC113349717 gene encoding uncharacterized protein LOC113349717, with amino-acid sequence MALAFPQLSWWLWRGKANETTACGASNGSNSSLDLNSGVREFSSVKMPLRRSKKKWQNRDERRIDTEYDIVLVPSDGGCLSGSESDDSDWSVGWNEPHGSDFISDDETESFAVLVPCYGRGGAAATTRGGDVSVDNSGNSRNQLLGAIGELTDGGSAEYMEQWLTSLQNS; translated from the exons ATGGCTTTAGCATTTCCTCAATTGTCATGGTGGTTATGGAGAGGAAAGGCGAATGAAACTACTGCTTGTGGTGCTTCTAATGGTTCAAACTCTTCGTTGGATTTGAATTCAGGCGTTAGAGAATTTTCTTCAGTGAAGATGCCTTTGAGAAGAAGTAAGAAAAAATGGCAGAATAGAGATGAGAGAAGAATTGATACAGAATATGATATTGTTTTAGTACCATCAGATGGTGGTTGTTTATCAGGATCTGAATCAGATGATTCTGATTGGTCTGTTGGTTGGAACGAACCTCATGGCTCTGATTTTATAAGTGATGATGAAACTGAAAGCTTCGCTGTTTTAGTTCCTTGTTATGGACGTGGTGGTGCTGCGGCTACTACTCGTGGAGGAGATGTTTCTGTTGATAATAGTGGCAATTCAAGAAATCAGCTTTTGGGTGCTATTGGGGAGCTTACTGATGGAGGCTCAGCTG AGTACATGGAGCAGTGGCTCACTTCTCTCCAAAACAGCTGA